In Centroberyx gerrardi isolate f3 chromosome 7, fCenGer3.hap1.cur.20231027, whole genome shotgun sequence, the sequence CAAAATTTGAGAAATTAAACATCTCCCATTTCTGAGTGCATTGTAGTTTCAATTTATATGTTGAACTGAAGTGGAAGTGAATCGACCCCCAACTCTGCCACACTCAGTAAGCCTGGAGAAAGAGTTGGGTGTACTCAATATGTTCTAATGTTCAGCTGGACTGACCTGTCCTTGCTGGGACACCCCCCACAGGTAGGGGTACCTCCCAGACTGGTCGCTCATCTCCCAGCCTCCACAGCTGATGTCACAGAGCGGCAGGGGGGGTTTCCTGGGGGGGTCCAAGGGGATCTGGGGAGGGACGGACAGTCAACCACCACTGATGAAGAGCAACAGAGAAAACCTGATGTACCGGTCACATTCGGGGCCTGTAACTGGctaaaatggacatttttacTACCACCAGCTACAGTAAAAAGGCCTGGTGGCtggtgttggggaaagttacatTTAAAAGTATTTAGTTACCCTACTTTGTTACTtaccttaaaaagtaactacattacaaagttattctttattaaaagtaactcttTAGCATTACCTACTTCAAAAACCTGCTGTAGTAAAATGGCTTGAGCTGCCAAGTGTGTTGCTGgtcattgttttaaaatttaTATCAAGCACACTTCTAGGACAGACTTGCGtagcagcatgttgtctgcacAAGATGCTGCAGAATTTCTacttttttaaaagttttaaaaaactTTGTGgtacaaaaatgaaataatataaaagaaaaataaaaggattGACATTCTAATTTTCAGTATACTGGGAGTGTTCATGATACATTGTGGAAGCTCTTATCTTTTCTTTCACCTGATTCACTCTGCCTACATTTACTGATGTAACAATCCCTTGTCCTACTAAACTATGAGGAGCATTTACACAGGAACTTGGCTTGAATGTTAGAGAAATGGTGGGTGGCTGAGAGCAGATATGTCACTGAGGTTATTAAGTGGGCATTTCTCTGCATTAGGCCCACAGCATCTTCACAAGCCTCAACAGTATGTTCTGCTGTTCCAGAAACACGCCGCTCTCAGCTCTGATCTGACCTGCGCTCACCTACACTACCTACtgtaggatgtgtgtgtttttattgattgtTGACTGATATAACCGGAGACTGTCCACACCTTGGCCCAGGTGCCTTGTGCTGTGTATCTCCTGTAGCGGATCCAGCGCCTGCGACGAACACAGGAGTTCCACTTCTTGTCTGGGGAGAAGTTGGCCGGGAAGTCTACTGCATACTCCCAACcctggagagacacacaggatCCTCGCTTAAATTTCAATCAAAATTACAGATGGATATGCTGACTGGAATTAGAAGCAGTTATAAAAGGTATCTATAATTTGAATTTGCTCAAgtgattaaatattaaaatggcTTGCTGTAGACAGACCTGACAATGGTGgttttgtttgagtgtgtgtagcAAGGTGCATGAGTAGcttgtttatgcatgtgtgtttgagagaggaagaaagaaactatcaggtgacaaaaagcaGATGTTCAGCAAAGTATCACTTGtctattttttgcatttctatgTAACCGTAACCCTGACCAccacctaaccctaaacctaaacctaaccctgtttgtaaacctaaccctaatcctaaaaGGAACCCgagcccagacactgaatatctatagataCTTTTCACACAGTTATGGGTAATCACTTAAAACTCAGCTGACTtgttagtgacacattatagtcacttgataggaagttgagtatcaacattggactatccaaataaagtgtgaccaaagaaagaaagaaagaaagaagtgtgtgtgtgcgtgtgtgtgtgtgtgtgtgtgtgtgtgtgcgtgtgtgtgtgtgtgctgccccTCACCCCTGTCTGGCTGGGTTCTCCTCCACAGCTCTGGTCCACATACCAgtctccctcccactcccagCTGAGGCAGGGCAGCTGGAAGCTGTGCAGCGGCTGGGGATTCATCCCCATCACGTCGCTCCACGGCCAGCGGTCGGTGGGCAGCAGCACGTCGGTGAAGCCGTCCACTGGGTTCCATctctgaagacacacacagaaactcagCATCACCCACGCACACAGCGATCTATTTAAAACACTACAGCCTATcagtaaaatcacaaaaaaaacacatttcaaacgACATACTACAACAGTTTTTTCAGTCTAACAATTTAGAGTGGATGTATATGTAATCACGGAGTAATAGTTTTTTCCAATTTACATTAGTtttcatttctatttatttatttatttacttatttattttcaaatagagttcaatttagtttagtttgagTTGGTTTTCAAATGGGGTTtgctagttttagtttagttaataTTTTAATTATGTTGACCGTAATGGATGTGGAGAATGTGTCCTGAGTCACTATTCATGTGTCCAatgataaaaaaggaaaatactcCTATACCTTCAGAGTTTCATATGTAGCAATGTAATGTTTGTAGATGTGGCTCTCACTCATTTTTATATACTTCATTTTTGATCATTATgcttttagtttagtttcatttatttctcgCACactccagtttttttttttaaattttcatttaataaaatgtttgagCCTAGTTTTTGTAAGTAATAATCAActtcatttgtatagcacttttatAACAGTTTACACATTGCTTTCACAGTATGCAGACATCATACTCTAAATTGAAACAACTAAGAACAAGAAGGCAAcacaagataaaaagataagaaTGGATGCTAAAACATACATAACAGCAATAGGATAAACAAGCTGCAAGAAGGCATACTTTTAGTTGTATTCAGCTATAATGACCCAGTGGGGAACAGCCTACCTGGTTCTCATAGGTCTCCTCCCGGTAGCGGATGGGGGTCTCGCTGGGCAGCATGTTGAGGTAAACATGGTGATCACAGCCGATGCCCCAGCTGCGCCCCTTCCCGGCGGTGACGCGCTTCAGCTCCAGCAGCTTGTCGTCGGCGCGCTCCCAGCGCCCGCTGGCAGTGGACAGGCTGTACACCCTCCCGTACACATCCACCGCCCACAGCAGCGTGATGGGCATGATGGGGCCTGGGCAGAGACACCTGCACAGTTTCAACATATACGCATCCTGGTATATATCctttaatgcactttcacttttctttatcttttgaTCTTTTTAATCTTCTTGCACCGTCTTTCacctatgtctttatttttcttttatttatgtaaagcactttgaattgccgttgtgtatgaaatgtgctatataaataaacttgccttgccttgccttataTTTGAGTCTTTATTGGCAGCCTTATTTGGTATCTTGAATAGGTCTATGGCTATGAATATAAGAAGATTATTAGAGGacagattattttcatttactgcAGATTCATCCTTAAAtgcattctttattttcactctgGTACACAAAAAGTTTCAACataaagggttttattttgaaatgtttgagCGGAAGTCCTATCTTTATTCTGGCTGGCTTTACACTCACTGGTTGGACAGAGAGCATAGGCTAATACTAATCcgccatacagtatatcctgGCTGCCACCAGTCCTCTGCCATCCGTCCAAACAGGCCTTTTACAACGCTCTCTCCTATAAACACAAATGTGCAATCACTGGCGCTAAACAATCGTTTGGAGTTTCTAATTGAATACAGATTGAATGCACTAGGTGTGCTGTCTATAAATAACAGCACGGGATGGGGTAAATTTAGCCTGCAGAGTTTTCTTAAGCCTGCAAGAATGAATTCTAGGTTTCTCATAGACTGCAGTGGCGCTTTACACACACGCAATGTTGTTTACAAAATGGATCAAAACATTATGGGCTCTTTAACACACAACAAGTAGTACCTGAATATTTGGTATCCGATCCGCGGTTGTCAAGGGAATATCAACAGACGCGTCATGACATCAGGTGCAACAGCCGATACCCATGGCCCTTGCTTAAAGAGATTCAATATGCCTGTTAATAAACGATATGAACAGGAGGCGATGCATGCTGTCAGCGCAATAAGACAGGTAGCTAAGGTATAAGGATTCTTGCACTGCAAAGTCGGCTATAAGCTGTTTACATCTCCACGGGACAGGCAGCCCAGCAGGTAACGCACATAAAGAGATTTTCAAACATGGCCTACTTACGTTTGAGGCTCTTTCATGCACCTTTTGATGTGAAATGCAAACTTATTAATAAACATCCCGGCAGTGGCATTTAATTCCCATTCTGGACCAGAGGAATGCTCCGTCCAATTCCCGACGCCACAACAGGAAATGGAGGAAGTGTTGGTGCGATTGGTTGAAAGTCGGCAGGTGTCCTGAATCCCctcctctgattggtcgacCAGAGCGGGGTCTGATATTTTTCCGACGGCCGCAGCTGATTGTCGCGCATATTTCAATAATTTATTCCGCGCCGGATGAATTATTCAGGCACAAGGTTGGCTTTACCTGTTACACTTTGGAATAATTCATCATAAACCATGACGAAACCGACAAACAGCGCTACTTTTCATCAGTGAGGTGTATAATGCATTAATGCATTATAATGCAGACATGGGCACTTTAGTCTGTATCTTTCCGTTCACCTACACACCTGTGCTTGACTCTTGCCAAGCTTTATGAGGAAGTGTAAGCAAGTttgcaccccccctccctccacacacacacacacgcacacacgcacacacacacacacacacacacactgaaccatGCCGTGACCCCTCATTAGCCTATTTAGTGTGTGTTATTCCAACAATTGCATAGTAGCTTAGGTAGATCTCCTAACATCCCAGATTTGTTTATATTATAGATGCAGAGAATGGCACAGGGAAATATAATTGTCTGCTTCTGTAACGAGAGGAAGCCCTGCTGCAGTGCGCTGCTGTCAGCCTGTACAGTCTGTACAGCCTGTTTTCATGaactgcccctttaagaagcctTCCTCTGCGCAGAGGCGCTACAGCAGCGCATCACATGATTCTTCTCTTGTGACAATCCAGGCAGAAAGGAAAAGCGTTTCGTGAGTTTCAGCCGAGTTATAAGGTGCTGCGATGACAGAGAGGCTTGTTTTGGCGATAAAGGACCAActgcagagagggaaatggagttAAGTTAACCATTACCTGACTGCCTGCGACCATTCCTGTCTTTCAAGTGTACATTTGGCGAGTGTTTTGGGGGTGTTGTGCTGTCGGGGACAAAGTTGGCGCATGGAGAGGGACGAAGTTTCATTTTTGCGCAGcgtgttttctttgttttctttgtttttgtcgcTACTGCGTGTCAACGAAAGTCGCACGGCTCTTCAGGCAACAGAAGCAAAGTAGCCTGACACAATTTTGTCCGCGCTTGTTGTCGTTGCTGTGGATTTAAGTTAAGGGCATAGCAGGAGGCAACTTGAGGACGCAACACGTCGGGGGAGATGGTGGACAGCAAACCACTTCTTCAGGACAGACCTCCCGCGTACAACGCCGTCCCGGGGACATATGAGTACGgcccgcagcagcagcagcagcacggcTATGGGGCCATCCCCGCTCCGGCCCCGCCGCCGTACCAGTACCCAGACGGCCAAGGCAAGTAGCTCGACACTGGTCCAGACATTTACCAGAAACTATCCGGGCGAAGCGAGAGGTTTGCCTCCTGCTTACTTCCGTCTTCGTCTGTCGCTCACAGTCGGTTACATATCTTTTTTATAGGCTTATTTGATTTAACCGACCAGCGTGATGTGAGGTCTTCCTAAGCTATGACAGGGTCGTGATACCATGTCTTGAAATGAGTATAAACAATTTAGTTTAGCAGGCGCCCCTGTTGTGCGCGGGCGTAGTATGGTGGTGGCTGTGGCCAGTAATGCATATTCACGAGTGTTTTTTTGAATATATTAGGTGCTATGCGCATTATCTAGGCAAAATGTCCTGCTAGCTGGCCGTTTCTTAATAATGTCATTTCAGACAGATGATTTCCCGCCCCTGTCCAGTTGCGGTCTAGCCGACAACGACTTTCATAGGCTGAAATTATTGGACGTGAATTATCTTGATAGTTAAGTTTAGGCTCTTTGTGATTACCTAACCAGTGGTGCAAAGCTCGCCCCCCAGTCAATACGACGTTGCTGTACTTCGGGGGTCcttgacataaaaaaaagttgGTCCAGTGTGTGCCTGTCTCGTGTGAAGCAGGCCGCTGTCCTCTGCCTGTTGTTGCTTCAGAGCTGAAACAGTGTCGGTGCTGCACTGGTGCACCAACAGAGTCGTGCTGTCATATTAAGTAGCAACATCTCATCTCCTGCAGTTGCATTGTTGGCCTATCATTTCCTGCTTGCTGTGCAGTCACATCCTCCATGCCACCTCATCTTTAAAGGGAACTAGACTGTTGCTGCAACTGGAAGGGATAGTGTGTAATTACTATAAAACACTGTGTGCACAGTGTGTTAAATGAACAAGGATGTGTTTGTACCAGAGCAAAGCTGTAGGCCAACTTTTGTGGTACTGTATGTATGGTAACAAAGGTTATTGTACCGCACAAACGTCACTGCCGAAAGAAGTGGTTCCAGTGCCCTTTACCCCCATAGCTTATACTGTCCTGAATATATGGGAACTGAGTACACCGAGTAGTTTCTTACGACAGCTATTTCTatttgatatactgtattagCTGTCTATACAATGCCATATGTACTAAGTTACTTTTATAGTTTTTCGCAccttcacctctcctccagAATACCTTGTGTTGGCCAAATACTCAGCTAAAGCTTATATACCTTGACTTTGAAACAGCAAATACTAACTTGCACTGAACAGCCAGTTTCGCTTCGtctttattccttttttttcctgttggtGCTTAAAAAAGAAGTTTATTGTCTTGCACTATGGCTTCATGTGTTTTAGTACTATTTGTAAATTATATTGACAGTCCTGGGATGACTCAACAGCTGTGTCATGTGagttctgtctctgtgttgctgACCTGCTCACACACTCGACAAAATCAGCAGCCTGCTGAATAATGCTCAACAAACACTCCCTggataaaagtaaaaaaaaaaaataacatacaaGTGTGAATACAAGCAGAGGAGGGTTTGAGAAATGATAAATTATTGACCTCATTATAACTTCTGTCTGTACTATCTCACCTTTTCTACTACAGGGTACCCCACAGCCCAAATGGGCCCTGCCATATCCCAGCAGCCCTACCCCGGGACTTACACCATCATCCAACCCTCTGTAGTGGTGGTGGGGGGCTGCCCTGCCTGcaggtgaggacacacacacacacacacacacgcatatctGGTCATTGTTATACTTGGATATTTAGAACATAAAAACTGTCACCTCCGCTACCACCTAACAGTGGAGTACAAAAGTCCAAAAGTATGTAAGGAGTATAATAATCTTAGTTTAAAAATACCAGGAAACACCTCTAGCCACTACATACACACTGAGCTaaggatgatgaggatgactGACATGAGAGAATGGATAATCATTCAGTGAGAGGAACCACATTTACAGTCATAACTCCAGGATGGAGACAGCGAGGCACCAAGACATTCAGCTCGTCTATTGATGAAAACAAGACCATTCAGATATTTACCACCAAGGTCTCTTGATTAGCAGGTGATTAGTATGAGTGTCCCATGTTCACTGTGTGACTAAGCCGGTTTCTGAGCACAGTTCCTTCTTGAGGCTCAtatcatctgtttgtgtgtgtgtgtgtttatttgtgtatatatacatgtatactaTCTACACATCTACTCTCATTGTGcctgtgtatactgtatgttgtacaGAGTGTGGTTTCACATTGGTTTCAATGTGCCTGAATCAACATCCTGTCAGTCAGATGATTTCAGCCCCAAACATGTGACTGGGTTGGTCAGGCCACACGGGGCCAAAGGTCACCGCGGGACACGGTTCACTAGCAGACAAACTCTGGAAATCACATGTGCTCCCATCCACTGTTTCCTTTTGAATTATAAATTGTACATCTGGTTGGGGAGCTTGAGTAACTGGGTAGACCGGCTCTCATAGTTTCCCGGTCATAGTGCTTTGTAAATGCAACAGAATTGTTTATTGTTGCTTGCTGGTACACTTTTGGTCACCATTTGCATCATTGCCAGGTCGCCAGAGTCAATAAAAGCCACAGTTCCTGGCACCGGTGTACAGATAAGCTGTGCAAATACAAACACCTATGGCACAGCACCACATGATGCAGTGCCACAGTaggtcatacacacacattttgagttCGGACGCCATGTAAACAAGCCTTGTTTTAGGAGCTAGGATAATATTAATGTGCGTGGTTAAGCCCAATtaaaactagatggcactcagtagaacACATACCTCTGCCAACGGTATGCAATCgtcaatatatgccagttccacatgtcggatttCCACTTAAAggtaataatttcttccatatCCCATTACTAACCTGTTTTACATCAGGAGATgctcacattttcatgactggacctgaaatgggacatgagatctgcctgttcaaattctagccacttAAAACTATTTTAGCCgattatcacaacaccacatggccaatcagctctatatctgttcagaCCATTAgagctgcccttctaccactggaaaAATTGGCAGGATGGTTATGTCTAAACCAGAAATGAGCTCTGCAGCGCCTCCATGTcagagggtttgcctcttctcatgtctgctgataggccacaaagtttgCTGGTGTTGCATGATTCTGTTCagaagttatatgccttttagtgagaagccacgcccactcaTCCCCCGTTGGCCAATCAATGTGAAAGGTTAAtcagtttttcctttttccacaaagttttgtgcaGATCCActcataactttttgagatatcctgctaacagacacacagatggaaTGGGGTTTGTGTGACATCCAGGACATATCTGATACACTTTGTAGCATTAGCTACAGCGTAGTGCCTTCAAAGCTACTCTTTCACCTCTGATCAGTCAAGGTCTGGGctgatttattgtgttttgtatgttaaTTCCTCCTGAGGGCCTCCAGCAGATTTACTGGCCACGCTGGTCGGCATGGTGCAGTCATGAGACCCTGGTTAGCACTTTGTTTACAGTGACTCTGGATTAAAGCTCCTCTGAGACACGGTTGCTTTCTGTTTGTCTAAAATCTCTCCTTCAAAGGAATCCCTTGATATTTT encodes:
- the bri3 gene encoding membrane protein BRI3, translated to MVDSKPLLQDRPPAYNAVPGTYEYGPQQQQQHGYGAIPAPAPPPYQYPDGQGYPTAQMGPAISQQPYPGTYTIIQPSVVVVGGCPACRVGVLEDDFTCLGIMCAIFFFPLGLLFCFALRQRRCPNCGATFG